The genomic region CCACAAGTTTCTGCAGCGCCTTGGCCGCCGCCAGCGCCAAGGGAGCGCAAAGCGCGGCAACCAGCCCGGCCAGAACCCGCCGCGCCCGGCCCACGGCAATGGCGATGGCCACGCCCGAGCACACCAGCGCCACCCAGCTCACCGTTTGCGCCGTTTCCACTGCTATCGCCAGTCCCGGCCACGGCCCGCCGGACAGGTTTCGGGCGATGACGATAAGCACCTGCATCAAAAGCCCCAGCCCGATGCCCAAAACGGCAACGGTCCCGATCCGTTGCAGCGTGCGCCGGGCCGCCGCGGCCTCCCGGGTCGGGGGCAGGGGGTGTATGGGGTCCGGGACGGTGGCTTGGCCCATCCTCTCCTCCATTTCCGCACCTTTGCGCGGAAGGCAGCCGGTCCGGTGCGTTGGCCGGCCGGAGCGGATCATACGCCCCCGGGATCAAACCGCGAAGCGCTTTGGGAGCATCGCGTCACCCTCTCGAAAAAACTTATCCCCGCCCCCAATCACCTGCCGTAACTTTCCCTCACGGCCGCACCGGGGCAAGGGATGCATACGAACTTCCTGGTGAGGGCAAGAGTGGGGAAGGGGGAAGCGGGGGTCCGGGCCTAGGATCACTCAGGTCTCCAGGCGCCTCTCTCTGTCCGTTGGCCGGTTCGAGGGAATGGCGGGTCGCCGCCATTCGGGACGGACTGCGTGGACCAGGTCTGACACCGAAGGTCATCCGTAAGTCGCTGGTGGCAAGTCAACTGGCCATCAAAAATCGCCGAAGCCCACCAGAAAGGGCGTGTTGACGGCGAGGGCGCTGGGAAAGGGGAAAAAAGGGTAAGCTCCCCGGGTTGCGCATCTCCGAGATCCAAAAATCCTCGGATGCATGGGGCGATGGTGGCTTCATATTATAAAAACATAATGCGAGGCGATCATCGCCCCATGCCTGCCCACCTTAAGCAAAACCCTCCGGCCAAAGGCCGGAGGGCGAAAGCGGCTGTCTTGAGAAATCAGGCTGGCTGCTGCGCCGCGCCCGGCTGCTCTCCATCGGCCCGCTTGGCCGGCGGAAAGGCCAGCGCCATCGCCGCGGCGGCCACGCCAACGGCGGCCGAGGCGATATAGAGCCAGTGATAGCTTCCGAACGTGTCGTAGAGCCATCCCCCGCCCACCGGCCCGAACGCCATGCCGATCGAGGAGGTCATGGTCGCCGCCCCCAGGACGGTGCCCATCACATGCGGCCCGAAATAGTCGCGGGCCAGAACGGCATAGAGCGGCATCACCCCGCCATAGGCCATGCCCAACACCACGGCCAGCATGTAGAAATCGGTGAGCTGGGTCACATAGATATAGGTGTAGATCCCGATCGCCTGCAGCGCCAGCCCGGCGATCAGCACCTTTTTGACCCCCAGCCGGTCCGCCGCGATCCCGAAGAACAGCCGCCCGAACAGCCCGGCAACGCCTTCGACGCTATAGATCGAGGCCGCCGCCAGCGCCGGCACCCCGCACAGCATGGCATAGCTCACCGTGTGGAAGATCGGCCCCGAATGGGCCGCGCAGCAGAGGAAGAACGTTGCGGCCAGCACCACGAATTGCGGCGTCCTGAGCGCCGCGCTCGCCCGGCTCGGCTGCGGCTCCTGCGGCGCCACATCCACGCCCGTTTGCGGCTGCGCCTCGGCAATCTCCTG from Pelagibacterium sp. 26DY04 harbors:
- a CDS encoding MFS transporter → MNRLHYGWVIVAAGALITCVAMGALFALPVYLAPIAEETGWTRAGISMAMTVGFVVMGVAGFGWGTLTDRIGARPVVLIAAVILGIGLLIASQSRDLLVFQLAYGGLVGLAGGAFFAPIMATTVGWFDKHRSLAVSLVSIGAGVAPMVITPFASLLIEIYGWRSAMTMTAIAATVLLVPASFLIRKAPQEIAEAQPQTGVDVAPQEPQPSRASAALRTPQFVVLAATFFLCCAAHSGPIFHTVSYAMLCGVPALAAASIYSVEGVAGLFGRLFFGIAADRLGVKKVLIAGLALQAIGIYTYIYVTQLTDFYMLAVVLGMAYGGVMPLYAVLARDYFGPHVMGTVLGAATMTSSIGMAFGPVGGGWLYDTFGSYHWLYIASAAVGVAAAAMALAFPPAKRADGEQPGAAQQPA